The following is a genomic window from Thunnus maccoyii chromosome 13, fThuMac1.1, whole genome shotgun sequence.
TTTGTATATTTggtgattgttttgtcaaatatgtACATATAGTCTTGGTTCAGGCTTGGTGGGAGACTTAATCAGCTGACTAAGACTGAAAGCGCAAAGGAAACCTTCACTTACCCAcatttgttgattatttaaaaaaagagaatcaaatcaatgtaaaagtttgttttgtatttgcacTTTGCACCAATCacatatcattatttattagcTTGGTTCTTTCTGGTCGGCTGCCATTTTGTTTAGGTCCATTTTCCCTACGGGATTATTTGTGCAttgatgtttgtatttaaaACGTTGAGCTCATGTGTGATTATTAAGTTTTACAACCTCACAGTTGTAAGCAATATCATGATTCTGTAGCTGATAGAGgtgggaaggagggaggagagaggatgagatgtgagatgtactgtatgtgtgaagcCATCTTGATCAAACGCGCACATGCACATACTCTATCGACAGGTTCAACTTACGTATccaaaaaaaaggttaaatattTTTGGATCTATGAAACCCTAAAAActattgtattcatgttttattgcaaagatgtaaaatatgacatgtgtgagttgaaaaaaaaatcataagaaaaataaaatatgcaaagaaTTTGATGACTTGACTTTTCATTGGTcacatattctgtttcactaaaggtttcttttttttgcttcatggcagtagcgctgcacagagagagagagagagagagagagagagagtgtgagacaTCAAGGACATCTTCGGAAGGAATCTTCCTTCCtcaattaattttcatttcagatgtctgtttATTATTAGTCTTATTCTGGAGCACTTCCTGAGACAAAATTTCCACTTTCCATTTCCAGCACCAGCATCCTAATTTTTCATCTGTAGGGTCTGGTCCTGCACTGTCTCCTGTCGAAATCAAACCCATAAAACTTTTGTggaaaacacttttaaaatgtacttgaGCTGTGTCTcttccaggtatgaatgtgGCTTATTGCCTGTAAAGTCACAAGTTGTTAACTTGTTGCAGGAAGTTTCAGAACAATATATTGATTACAGATTCAGTAATTAACTAGACTCATCTTACAAGCATTAAAATACATGTTCAGTGTGCAAGAGAGGAGGAAATCATTAGTGGACAACAGTTAGATTTTCAGTCACAAGCCATAGAGTACAGTAAGTCATCCAAGGTAACAGTCCATGTAAGTATAAAAGCTGCTGATGCTTAAAGAGCAGAGACGGCAAAAGAAACAATTCACCCAATagggaaattaaaataattttaatcttTGTATGGAAAAACATTCTCTGCACCGCACAAcgtatctgtgtttgtgtggcaaAACGATATAATCAGGGGGATTCAGTCtgcaagtttgtttttttaaatcacgaAACTAAAACAGTAATTATATGACTATTCATCCTCAGCGGAAATAATGAACCAGTTGTCAGTGGTAACAGAAAAAGATCATAATGTCACTCGCTTAAATCTTGGATTACAACCATTTTCTGAAATTGCAAACATAACGTAAACATAACTAATAATTAAATCCAGTGTATATACACTTGCAGTTGGTGATTCAATACTTTAATTTATAGATTATAGCACATTAATCCTTTAAGGTGTTTGACTAAATTTACATGACAAACAACCATTAAAATATCTGATCTATAATGCAAAGTATAAACAAAACTGTAACCTTATCTACTGCCTAGCAGATAATATGATTCAGCCTATGTGCCAATCCTTACAGAAACTGTGAGGATTTCATGATTTATGCTTTCCAGCAGATTATACTCGGAAGAACCACCACCTGACATGCACAGATTATTGCGAGAACAATGGAAAAAGCACAACAAAGATGAATTAACCTTTTCAAGTAATTTGTTCTGAATGTGTGGTGGATTTTTGTTGCCATGCCAAAGAAACTACATCTCccaatattaaaacataaatgatgtattttgcGCCGAAACAACCATCACTGTAGTTAAAGCCTAGAATACAGACAAGACTGACAGCTGCACAGGGCTCTCATGCTTCAATCACTATGGAGACTGCGATAAGACACCATATGAGCTGACACGCAAGAGAGGGTAATCCGTTACGCCAGGAGACCTGTCTTTCCGGACGAGAATTTCATCGTGTAGTTTGTGCCACTTTTGACCTGGACTGTCTGTAGCTGCAGGCAGAAACTGCCTTCCTGTCAAGAGAAAATACAACCTCCTTGTCTTTTCCTCATTTCTCACCTTCACATCTACAACAGAATGCCTGCTATCCCGTTGTGTGCAATCTCCTTTTCTCCAGACTTTGAGGAGTCATGACGTTTTTAAGGTATCTTACCCTTTATGGTAAAAGAAAGCCTCTCAAATCCTTAGTGAGACACAAGCATGCATTTCTGCACAAAGTAATGTTCTTCAAtactatttttaatatttatttgaagtGTAGTCTACACACATTATGACACATAATGTACAAAGCATCACTCATTTGTTCAACTGTAAATatgacatgtacagtacaagaaatgaattaatacaaaaaagacGAGGAGAGATAATAGTTCCTCATTATGCTTTTTCCTGCAGAGGGAAAGCAGTTTCTCAGGTTCATTTGTCTTAATCATTGAAATGAGGGTAGGAAGGGCTCAGTCACTCTCACCCCTCAAGACCTTTTCATCACATTGTGAGATATGTTTCCCATGTGCCTTTGCAAATTGCATGGACACAGCTGACTCGCTGGACCATCGGGATTAGAATATGCATGCATGGAGAATAATGCCACACTCTCAGCTCCTTTATGGCtgatggtgtgtttttgtgtttgtatgtcacAGTGAGGAAGTGCTGGACCTCTGTgcgctttgtgtgtgtgtgcgtgtgtgcatgctcGCCTGTTGTTTGCATGTGCTGTAAGCATGCACGCACAAGGAAATGCACATGAACatacagtcaaaagtttggacacaccttcccattctcttgaataAGAacatgtgtccaaacttttgactggtactgtatgtgtctgcatGTCCCATCTCCCTCAGGTGGACAGTGAGGAGATGGTGGACCTCTGAGACGAGATGCTACAGATCTCCATGTTGGTGAAGGAGCTCCCTCCCTCGCTGCTGCAGTCAGGgaccgaggaggaggaggagatgatgttCTTCAGCCTGTGGAGGGAGATGATGAGCAGCGTCAGCAGGAACGCCAGCAGGCCGAGGAAGAGCCACACGTAAACATAAACATTGCCCTGTCGTCCTGGTGACGAGGCAGCCGCGGATGTGGAAGCAGAGGTTGGGGAGAAACGAAGGAAGGTCCCGTTGTCTATTGGAGAGATTACGGTCTCGTTGTGGTCCACCAGTGGGATGTCCATCCCTGACATCCTGGCTGGTGTTTCATATGGGtttcaaaaagagaaaaagacagatgagTGAGATTTattgtaaaacaaaagaaacacacttaACTTCaacattcattatttaaaaggCTGCAGAACTTCTCTTTTGTCTGCTGGAGCTGCCAGGGATTTGATCTCCCTCCAGGACACTTCAACATGGCAGATGCTTGCTGACACAAGAGCTTTCACCCACATCCTCAGAGAGCCTCCTAACAGCTTTGGCTAAGTTTAAAAGGAATACAGACAGCTATTCTGATTCAGTGCCAAACATGCACTGTACTTCAAGTGCCCCAGAAACAGACTTCTATCAAATGATgacttttaaataataataatttctttttAGCCCTCTTGGAGCACCAGATGGAGAGTTCAGGAAGACTGCGGCCCACAAAATTGACTCACAAAGACTCAACtattattgacaaaaaaaaacattttaatgcattgCCCTAGATGCCTAACCTTACCCATCTGGCACTTCAAATACGAATCATTGTCTGAAAAAACTGGGTTCTTTGGGGGGGTTAAGCAGATTATAATACATTGAAAAAAGACTTTGATGTTTGCAGCAAAGAAACAGGCTTCAGCACAATCAACAagtataatataatgtataaaatctGTATGACATAGTCATAGTTGTgtaatacacaaacactgtaagaCAAAGTATAAAAGGGAAAATGTAACTTTTGTTGACTTTATAATTGGAAGTTGGGGTTGGGGGTGATTCGCTAAAAGTTAGTGCAAtgagaaaatatataatatataaggATGAATTTAtggttgataaaaaaaatgtaaaaatccgACGGATCCTGGCCTGCTGCGGTCGTCAAACATGACTGTTATTAAACGCACTGACCAGACTGTAACGGACAGTAACAGCAGGGGGAGTGCTTGTCTCACTGAATGCCTGTCAGGCTTGGTGCCTGGAGCTGGAAATGCTCATAAACGAAGGCATCCTTATCTGATGAAATTAAACTCCTCATAATCAGCTATCACAAAGACAGCGCAGAGCCAACCCTCCTCCACTGTATATTAATACTGCTAATAATGCTCCAAAGCAAATTACTGCATAGCACAAAGCTGACTGGAAGCCGTGATTGAACGTTGTAATGCGGTACAGGTTCTCAGTCTTTGTGTCTTTGAGGGACAGAGTGAAAGGGAGAgtgaggctgtttttttttgtatttgggTTAGGCCAGCCTTGTGTCTCGACTTGATCTATGACAGCGGAGAAAGACACTTCAAAGGAAGAAATAATTGACCATGACCAGAATGAAAGCAAGAGGTCAGCGCACACACTCTTCATCTCACAGTGGTGTGTGCTCATTTCTGTCTTATCTGCCAGTTCCCCCCCCTACCTCCTTTCTTCCCATTTCATGCTTATACATTTCTCCATGCACCATATGTGTGCCTGGccatttaaaaactacaaaatattcATTGTACCCTCTTCTATTAGTCTTGTTGGTACAAAACTTTTCTTtatcttcctccttctcttttcttctccgCTTATTCACTTCCCTTTCATACTCtttccccccttctctctctggaTGGTACAGCTGACAAGAACTCTGCTCTCTTTAATTTACAGCCACACTGTACCTTCAGGGAGACACGCAGCATACAATAATGAGGAGGGATGAGTTCGACTTGCTCCTCTCTTTCTGTGATTGCATGCGCTCTTGCCCCAACTCTCTTTTCTTTATCAAATACTCCCAGCGGTCTTGCCAGCCCAGTGAAAAAGTGTCTCGCCACATCTGCTGACTTGTatattgtctctttctctcctgcaACTTTTCTCAACTCTCCTGAGTTGAAGAATTGATATTCACTGCGCAGACATTCCCTCATCCTGCTGTCTTCTAACAATTTATCTGTCCTGTTTTCTATGCcatcctcccttcctccctgaAATGAGTTGATCATTTGGATTTTAGCAAAAGTGTAAATTGCTGATGGTGAGAACAAGATCTACTTGTAATTTTATAATCCCAAATTCCACCTCGAGCGTTTTCAGCTCAAAATGTGTCAATCATTCTGAGATGTCCTTGAACATGACCTTGAACGTTCACCCGCTCGCTCATTCGACATCTCTGCTCTACTTTCCCTCCGCTACCTTTTCCACATCTtatcctctgtctctctcctgtcatTCCCTCCTACTCTTTCCTGCTCCGTATAGGTTGCTGTCGTTAATGATATGTTGTTTTGAAATCTGTGATCAAGCTTGTTCATTGTGAGCTGAAGTGGCTGATAATTGTGCTTAATGATGCTTTTTGTATCCAGGCAACAAGGTACGTTCGGTTCTTTTTCAAGCTAATCTACTTTAAGAGGGCAGGCCATGCAGTCCCGCTGAGGCTGAAGAGGTCAGACAtagtcatgcacacacacagacacacacacacacacacaaacaaacacacatgcccGCCTACATATAATAAATACCAGTAGTTACGGGTAGTTTTTCTTGTAGGCATGGATGATGCAAGAATAATATAGAGAACAATAAAAGCTGATTGGGAAAATGGTGCTTCtgtattgaggaaaattatataaatgttgACACTTGACTTTTAGGCAGTAAGACATGTTGGCTCTGAGTATATTCCTGCCTCTAAATGGTCAGAAAGCTTCTGCATTCTGTTTCCTGCCAAGCAACAAAACCACAGATCTGTTCTTTCTCATTTGCTTCCATCTTACAGAATAACTTAACAAGCTAAAAATATTGTTTCCCTCGATGCTTGACAGTTTCAAGCCTGTTTCACCTGCTTTATCGCACCTGTAACCACGCCCAACAGTGATACCATGatgtactgacacaccctggatgtcagcaaaaacaagattttcagaaGGGGTTTAGTTACTCTTTAAACAATCTTCGCCTGGCTATTTATTTCCTGTGGATCATTTCTCTAAGAtgtctatttctgtcactttttttcttgaGGAGTTCAAACCATCATGCTTGTCTCGCTCCTCATTCTGCTCATCCTCGGAATCAatgctgcttctctctccatctcaaaGCCGGTCTTTGGCTTGAGATGGATCAGCTGAGCCAGAGCCTCCCAACATTTCTGTTCTGAGACTGAGAGAATAAAGTTCTGGCTATTGAAAATGGACTAATTTGATTTCACTTGTTGTGCTGTTTTTGCCTCATCTGTTCTTTAGACTCTGTAATTAGAGCTTGCGTGGCTTGACTTCAGCTGTTGCTTAACCCAATGTTCTGTTCAGGCTCCAAAAACATACTTAACATGTTTTACCAACAGCATACTTCATGAATTTTCCTGATTGTATGAGAATTGCTTACAAACCTGATCCTGAAAGGATGCTGTGTTTCAGAGATCTACACCAATGACACACTACTTCTGTTTGGTAAAGAAGTCTTGTTTATTCTTGAACTCACTCAGATGTGATCTCAGCTACTCTTTTGAAAGCGTGAAATAATCTAACGGCTTCTCTGTTAAACTGTCAGACCTGGATAAAAGAATTTTAGATCCTCCTCTCACTCTCAGGGCCATGTGAAGTTTAATCACTGAGACTGTTCTGCCTTTCAGTCTCCTCATTCTCCCGTTACCTCTTCAGTCTCCCACCATCAGTGGTGTCTTGCAGAggtgtctttctttttcactctcagccatgaattttttttttttcctctgattaTCTTTGTCAGCTTTTTCAACGTCAGCATTGCCCTCTTGGCTATGTCAAGAGCTTTTAATGTATTCTGTATAGCCTCTGCTATCTCTACGGCACACTCCGGGCCGCCTTGAGCAAATTTTTCTTCATGAGTTTCAtatctttcttctctccttgcTCCACCTTTGCTTGTTCAGTCTTGACTCGAGCGTGTGTTTTGTCCACCACTAGTCTGTATCTATAGGCAGCGAGCTTCGACTCCAGAAGCTCCTTCTTGAGCTGCACAATCTCTGCAAGTCACTACTCAAACAAGCAGAGGAGGCTCTGCTGTTGGGAGTATGTGCAGCCAAGCTCCTCCTAAACTGCTGTGCCGTGTAGCTTCCTCTGCTCCGCTTTTTCAATCTATTCCTCAACCTCTATCCATgtatattttgcacattttttctCATCTATTGTGTATTGTCCACAAAGATATCATGTGCACAGCATGGAGGTCCTGAGCATATTTTGCATAGTTTTTTATTGCctaatgtgtatttgtatgtatgtatgttttttgtgcactgtgtattttttatctGCATATTGAGTTTTTGTACTGCATTGTTGAGGGATTACATTACATAGTTTTTCACTCACTTCTGCATGTCATGCACGTTTGCACAGCTGAAACACATTTACCCTATTAATTCATGTATAGATTCTGTATATAGCTTGATGTGAGTATGGTTTTATGTCTCAAATTTATGTATCATTTTTATGTATCATTTATGCACTGTAAGACTGGGATTCACAGTAATTTGTCCATTCACTGGCCAAACATGGTTATCCTTGGACTCTCTACTGTTTCTTGCCCTGaatattatcatattttttatacGGCCCATGCAGCATATGCAAATATTTACTAAGACCAAAACTTCCCAGAGAGGCACATTCCCATCGGTTTTAGCTCTTCACCTCATGAATAATGGACAACAGCTACATGTGGCAAAATGTCATGGCATTTGGGCCatattcttgtgtgtgtgtgtgtgtgtgtgtgtgtgcatacatttcTTATACTGTAGCCTGTTCATCTCACATACTTGAATAGACAAAGCTGAGACATGCTGAGCTAAATACCAAGGATATTCTtccacatacatgcacatatgcGTTACACACCAAGGATttttcacatatacacacacacacacacacaagcacgtaCAATTCAAGCTCAAACAACAGCCTTCCAGGAGATAAAATCATCCTGAATTTCAAACATGTTAAGTATCTCATATTCTGAGCCAGATCAGCTGAAAACAGACCTGCGGCTCTACTGCATGAATTCCAAATCGCCTCTGTAACCCCGAATACTACAGATAACCCATGCATGGGTCAAAGATATGCAGGAATGATGAAAGTATGtgatgagaaagagaaagtgatgTTTCAATCTGCGTCAGAAGCTCTCAACCAGTTTGCCAGTTTCTCAGCAAGACACCAAACAATTCCCAGTAGGTCTCTCCAGTTTGgttagtttttttaaaacaatgtcaTTTAAAAGATTGTGTGCAGATAACGTATGACAATAAATAATGACCAAATTAGGAAAAGAGGTGGCATTTGAATGAGTCTTGAGCACACTaatctaatgtttttattcattgcttttaaatttaaatgacaaaatccCACGGCACACCTGAGTGCACTCGAAGCCACGCCAGGGGTCGAGCACCGCTGTTCAACTGTTATCTGATTCTCTCAGATATTCAGCACATGAAAGTGAGGATTTTAAAAGGCCAAATTGGAAGAGAGAGATCTCAAAAGTGTTACAAAGAGCTTGTTATGACCGAAAGAAAGGTAACCTCAGTTAAAAACCCAAGCAGGCGGTCAGAAATAGTGATCGTGATGAATAGATGTATTGAAGATTTTTTTGGTCAATGGCCAATGTAGATAATGAGCTCTTTTGCTTTGATGTCttagtttttctgtgtgtgtgtgtgtgtgtgtggctgttgGTTCATCCCTGTGGTGTAAGTGTATTTCTACACCTCATTCTCAAATCTGTGAATTACTCCTGATACTTCTGGTCGTGCAGTTGCCAAAAAATTTGATCCGgactctgtgtctgtgcagctCATTTTCCCTCACTATGTGTTTATTGTGATGAAAAGGGTGAGTAATGCATCGTTTTAAGGCGAAAACAAACCCTTCCCCTGTTCTCATTGCCCTCAAAAGACACTTTTATGtcctcttcctttttctctcaatCTGGGGGTACAATTGCTCCACTCATCACTTCCTCCTTCCCTGTTTTTCTCAACTGCCACTTAGGAAGCCCGCTCATTTAGCAAGTTGGTTGATGGATGTACACATGAATTCTCATCCCTCCGCCATTAACCTTGTTTACTGCATGCTGCCACTGTTGAAAAGTCTCACATTTGTCTTTCTCTTACATTTTACTATTTCATCTCCCCTTTCACTTCTCCCTTTCCATCTTTTTTCCCTCTGACATAAGTATAACAGTATTTGTTCTCTCGCTACTGCTCTGCAGGCAGCAATAAAGCAGTGAATAAAGTTGCCAGCAACTAAAAAGAGGTgtatagtaataaaaagaaTCCCCTCTCACAGATCAGATTAACATTTttcctcactctgtctctctttttataaaaaaaacaattttataaaAAGGAGCCTGAAGCatgaaactgttaaaaacaggAACAGTTACAGACCTTTTTTATGTGTGAGGCAGCTGCTCCTCTACTGCGTTCACGTCGCGCAGAAATCCATCCTGTTGTGTTTGGTCTTTCAGCCGAGCAAACCAGATCTGTTGCCCCTGAGATCTTCCCTgtccgctctctctctctctttccctctctctccctccctctctgtctctctctctctctctctctctctgtctctctctccctctctctctctctctctctctctctcctgtctgtcatTCAGTGTGGCACACACACCACAGGCACTACAGCTGGAGTAGACATTGTCAGATGTGGATCTTTCCTGTGAATGAGCTCACATTCAaaagggaacacacacacacacacacacacacacacacacacacacacacacacacacacacacacacacacacacacacacacaaagcctgTACCTGAGAGACTGTAgataatgaatgtttttttttagtagtgAAGTAGTGAAGAGGAGATAGAGTTCACTCTAATCCCTTCTCTCTGTGACCCCCTCTGTCTCCGCCTTCccacttttctctctgttgctcatCACCTTTCAATAATGATCACGTCCACAGTCACATCTattctttgtcttctttctctGATACACTAATTTCACTGTAGTGAGTAGTTCACTGTAGTGAGCAGTTCAATACTTAGTTAACAGGGGCAGACAAATAGTTAAATCCATAGACATTCAGTCAGATAACTGGTTTGATGAATTTAccaataaatcaatatttgtcaTTACGTGCACACCCTCCCACACACTCTACACACAATCAACCCCTTCGGTTTTCAtctgtcttgtgttttctgtgagcGACTCGGCCtcgctctctgctctctgctcccTGCTCTCTGCAAACTGCGTCAGTCGGCAGTATCCAGTGGTGAGCAATAACCTGCTGCCATTGTGCTGGCGGAACTGAACTGCTCAGATGAGACCCCAAACCGGCAGATAAATGAGAAAGGGCGGCctgagaagaaagaaacagcCTTTAACACCTCTCAATTTCTCTGCGCAGCTCTCCTCGCCTCTCTTCATCTTAAAGCTGTTATCTTGTCTTTGCacttccctctttttctctccttctgatCCCCTTTCCAAACTGCATTTCTGCTAACAGCAGCTAAGCACAAATGCTCTGTAGAAGTACACAAATCTCATTATAGGAACTGAACCTTTATAGAGTATACTTACATAtgaaacaacagtttttttttttactaaatgtTTTGCATACTTTTGGGGAAGGAAACTGGGGCTGAAATTCAGCAGTCAACAGAACTCAAAAACTGTCGTGTGAGCATGAAACATCGGTAACTCAACATTTTACTGTCGtcattaaagggtcagtttgctcaaattacaaaaaaacaacaacaagagagccagaaaacattttctctctcacatcTTAATATCCAGCCATGCAGATACTTTTGGATTTATGCATCTGCAACTTCTGCCTCCAGGCCAAtgcaatggaggtgaatggaagtGGAATTTTTTCCTGATGCTCAAAGCATTGATTACAATTTAGAAAATGTaacagcaacatctctttcTATAATCCACAAAACATGCTGTCAACAGGTTGCATAATTTCTTTAGTAAAAAGTAGTTCCAGTTGAGCCAACCCTTTAAAGTGCTTAACTTTAATAGTGCAACTGTTTGTAAGAGTACATGGCTCATTTtgaaacactaaaataaatgtgttcctGATTCTGAATCTCCTCTATGAGCTTGTTAGCACCTTAATTGTATTCATGAAGGTGTTAATTGTATGGCAG
Proteins encoded in this region:
- the LOC121910928 gene encoding serine rich and transmembrane domain containing 1 — translated: MSGMDIPLVDHNETVISPIDNGTFLRFSPTSASTSAAASSPGRQGNVYVYVWLFLGLLAFLLTLLIISLHRLKNIISSSSSVPDCSSEGGSSFTNMEICSISSQRSTISSLST